A stretch of the Williamwhitmania sp. genome encodes the following:
- a CDS encoding glycosyltransferase family 1 protein: MKIAVNTRLLLPNRLEGIGWFTYETLKRIVGNHPEHEFFFLFDRPCSNEYIFTKNVTPVVLPPQSRHPVLWYIWFEFSVARFLRKNNIDIFISPDGYLSTRTKVPSIAVIHDINFAHHPEGMPILTGWYFNHFFPLFAKKAAHIVTVSEYSKSDIASTYNLPLDKISVAYNGVNPSYTILTPQEVDAERASLTEGKPYFLFVGAFNPRKNVARLIRAFDLFRQKHGEQYKLVLVGEKMFKTADIRRAYYEMEYKDDVVFTGRLNIARLQKVMGAAFSLVFVPYFEGFGIPLVEAMRCGVPIIASNRTSIPEVTQNAALLVDPFCVEEIAAAMIRLSTNPLLANELVSKGLERVKLFSWDITAERLWHATLQVASENGIL, encoded by the coding sequence TGGTTTACCTATGAAACGCTGAAACGAATTGTTGGGAATCATCCAGAACACGAGTTCTTTTTCTTGTTCGACAGGCCATGTAGCAACGAATATATATTTACCAAAAATGTAACTCCGGTAGTTCTTCCGCCACAGTCGCGCCATCCTGTGCTATGGTATATATGGTTTGAATTCTCAGTCGCTCGTTTTTTGAGGAAAAACAATATTGATATTTTTATTTCTCCTGATGGTTACCTCTCCACGAGAACGAAGGTGCCCTCCATTGCAGTGATTCACGACATCAACTTTGCCCACCACCCCGAAGGGATGCCCATACTTACGGGCTGGTATTTTAACCACTTCTTTCCCCTATTTGCGAAAAAGGCAGCGCACATTGTCACCGTTTCAGAATACTCGAAATCGGACATCGCCTCAACCTATAACCTCCCCCTTGATAAAATATCAGTTGCTTACAATGGGGTAAATCCGTCGTACACCATCCTCACCCCGCAGGAGGTTGATGCTGAACGGGCATCATTAACCGAAGGCAAACCCTACTTCCTTTTTGTTGGCGCATTCAACCCACGGAAGAATGTTGCTCGGCTTATCAGGGCATTTGACCTTTTTCGACAAAAGCATGGTGAGCAGTATAAGCTGGTGCTGGTTGGTGAAAAAATGTTTAAAACGGCAGACATTCGTAGGGCATACTATGAAATGGAATATAAGGATGATGTGGTTTTTACAGGCAGGCTTAACATTGCTCGACTTCAGAAGGTAATGGGCGCTGCATTCTCCCTGGTTTTTGTACCCTACTTTGAAGGCTTTGGTATACCTCTCGTGGAGGCCATGCGCTGCGGGGTTCCCATTATTGCCTCAAACAGAACATCGATTCCCGAAGTTACCCAGAATGCAGCGCTGCTGGTAGACCCATTCTGTGTGGAGGAGATTGCCGCAGCCATGATCAGGCTATCGACAAACCCTCTACTTGCCAACGAGCTTGTAAGCAAGGGGCTGGAGCGAGTGAAATTGTTTTCATGGGACATAACGGCAGAACGCCTCTGGCACGCGACCTTGCAAGTGGCATCAGAAAATGGTATACTATAA